The genomic region ATTACTTTCTTCCAAAAGCAGCCAATCGTCCAGTATATTCCTACAAGCTATCGATAGCTCATTTTTGGACCTTGATTTTTTTGTATATCTGGGCAGGGCCACATCATTTACTTTTTCAATCTATTCCTGATTGGGTACAGTCATTAGGCGTTGTATTTTCCATCATGCTTATTGCTCCATCTTGGGGCGGAATGATAAATGGCTTGGTAACCCTACGTGGTGCCTGGGATAGAGTTCGAGACAATCCCATTTTGAAATTCATGGTTGTTGCTGTTACTGCTTATGGAATGACAACTTTCGAAGGACCTATGCTTTCGCTAAAAAATGTGAATGCAATCAGTCATTTTACTGATTGGACCGTAGGGCATGTCCATATTGGTGCGATGGGATGGAATGGCTTTTTCACATTTGGTATGCTATACTGGATGATACCACGAATTTTTGGAACAAAATTACATTCGTTGAAATTAGCCAATGCTCATTTTTGGATAGGTACTTTAGGAATTCTATTTTACGCTGTACCATTATATTGGGCAGCATTTACCCAATGGGCAATGTGGAGGGAGTTTAATGAATTTGGAAAATTGGCATATCCTGACTTTTTGGAAACTGTTACCCAAATCATACCTATGTATGTGACCCGCTTTGTTGGTGGAATATTATATTTTGCTGGAGTTGTTATCATGATTATCAATCTATCAAAAACGATAAAATCTGGAAAATTAATTACTAATGAAGCATCTGAAGCTCCTGCTCTTCAATTGGTTGCTAGTAAAAAAGTTGCAGGCGAAACGTCACATCAATGGTTGGAAAAGAAAAGCTTTGTATTTACTATTTGGGTGGTTATTGCTGTACTGATAGGCGGTCTTATCCAGATAATTCCAATGCTCACAGTAAAATCCAATATTCCAACTATCTCTAGTGTAACTCCATATTCACCACTCGAGTTAGAAGGAAGAGATATTTATATACGCGAAGGTTGCTACAATTGCCACTCGCAAATGGTCAGACCATTCAGACATGAAACAACCCGTTATGGGGAATATTCAAAAGCAGGAGAGTTTGTTTATGATCATCCATTCCAATGGGGATCGAAACGAACCGGACCTGATCTGGCTCGTGCCGGAGATTTGAAAGAAGGAAAAATCTATAAAAAAGCTTCATGGCATTACAAGCATATGTTGGATCCTAAAAAATTGATAGAAAAATCAGTTATGCCAGCTTACCCATGGATGATTGAAGATGATTTGGATGTAAGCAAATTAGCTCGCAAAATACGCGTGATGCAGAAACTGGGTGTACCTTATCCTGAAGGTTATGATAAAATAGCTATTGACGACCTCATAAAACAAGCAACTGAAATTTCAAATGAGCTGAAAGCAGATGGTATTGAGTGCCCTCCGGATAAAGAAATTATTGCCATGATTGCTTATTTGCATAAACTAGGAAGAGATATTTCTACCGTAAAATCCGATAAAGTAGATGAGTAAATTTATCTCAGAATCGCTAAACAATACTTTTGGGATTGGCTTTTTACCTGCTATTTCATTAATCCTTTTTCTGGTGCTATTTGTAGGAGTTGTTATTTGGGTCATAAAAGCTGATCGTAAGCAT from Bacteroidota bacterium harbors:
- the ccoN gene encoding cytochrome-c oxidase, cbb3-type subunit I produces the protein MEIQKFAYDNKIVKYFLYATVFWGVVGMFVGLLAALQMAFPALNLNLEYTTFGRVRPVHTNAIIFAFVGNAIFAGAYYSLQRLLKARMFSDVLSKVHFWGWQLIIVLAAVTLLMGFTQSKEYAELEWPIDILIAIVWVIFGWNMFGTIARRRVKHLYVSIWFYIATVVTVAILHIFNSIEIPVSILKSYPVYAGVQDAIVQWWYGHNAVAFFLTTPFLGLMYYFLPKAANRPVYSYKLSIAHFWTLIFLYIWAGPHHLLFQSIPDWVQSLGVVFSIMLIAPSWGGMINGLVTLRGAWDRVRDNPILKFMVVAVTAYGMTTFEGPMLSLKNVNAISHFTDWTVGHVHIGAMGWNGFFTFGMLYWMIPRIFGTKLHSLKLANAHFWIGTLGILFYAVPLYWAAFTQWAMWREFNEFGKLAYPDFLETVTQIIPMYVTRFVGGILYFAGVVIMIINLSKTIKSGKLITNEASEAPALQLVASKKVAGETSHQWLEKKSFVFTIWVVIAVLIGGLIQIIPMLTVKSNIPTISSVTPYSPLELEGRDIYIREGCYNCHSQMVRPFRHETTRYGEYSKAGEFVYDHPFQWGSKRTGPDLARAGDLKEGKIYKKASWHYKHMLDPKKLIEKSVMPAYPWMIEDDLDVSKLARKIRVMQKLGVPYPEGYDKIAIDDLIKQATEISNELKADGIECPPDKEIIAMIAYLHKLGRDISTVKSDKVDE
- a CDS encoding CcoQ/FixQ family Cbb3-type cytochrome c oxidase assembly chaperone, which codes for MSKFISESLNNTFGIGFLPAISLILFLVLFVGVVIWVIKADRKHINKMKNIPFDDNETSNNHIEQ